One genomic region from Chthoniobacterales bacterium encodes:
- a CDS encoding alpha/beta hydrolase, giving the protein MPYVTAGKENGGNIDIYYEDHGSGKPVILIHGYPLSGASWEKQLPVLLNAGHRVITYDRRGFGKSDQPTAGYNYDTFAADLRELITQLKLQDVTLVGFSMGGGEIARYFGKYGSKGINKAVFIGAVPPFLLKTADNAEGVDANVFDGIKKAVAADRYAFFTEFFRNFYNTDLYLGKRVSEDVVQASWNIAASASAAASLACVATWLEDFREDLKRVDVPAFVIHGDDDRIVPLTAAGQRTAKLVKGARLVVIKGGPHCITWTHADEVNTALLAFLKGEQE; this is encoded by the coding sequence ATGCCGTACGTAACTGCCGGAAAAGAAAACGGAGGTAACATCGACATCTACTATGAAGACCATGGCTCGGGTAAACCGGTCATCCTGATTCACGGTTATCCTTTGAGCGGTGCGTCATGGGAGAAGCAATTGCCGGTGCTGCTGAATGCGGGCCATCGTGTCATCACTTACGACCGCCGAGGTTTCGGCAAATCCGATCAGCCGACTGCGGGCTACAACTACGACACGTTCGCAGCAGATCTGCGGGAGTTGATCACGCAGCTTAAGCTTCAGGATGTCACGCTCGTGGGATTCTCGATGGGCGGCGGGGAGATCGCGCGGTATTTTGGCAAGTACGGTTCGAAGGGTATTAACAAAGCCGTGTTTATCGGTGCGGTGCCTCCGTTCTTGCTGAAAACTGCCGATAACGCGGAAGGCGTCGATGCCAACGTGTTCGATGGAATCAAGAAGGCGGTGGCCGCGGACCGCTACGCATTCTTCACCGAGTTTTTCAGAAACTTTTACAATACCGATTTGTATCTCGGGAAGCGGGTCAGCGAAGACGTGGTGCAGGCCAGTTGGAATATTGCTGCCAGTGCTTCCGCCGCCGCCAGCCTGGCCTGCGTGGCAACCTGGTTGGAGGATTTCCGCGAGGATCTGAAACGGGTTGATGTGCCTGCTTTCGTCATCCACGGCGATGATGACCGCATCGTTCCTTTAACGGCAGCTGGTCAGCGGACAGCCAAACTCGTCAAAGGCGCGCGGCTTGTCGTGATCAAAGGAGGCCCGCATTGCATCACTTGGACGCATGCCGACGAGGTTAATACCGCGTTGCTCGCGTTCCTTAAAGGTGAACAAGAATGA
- a CDS encoding YncE family protein, with protein sequence MKKLLCLLSLSFLSAAVAQQAPWARSSIALSARDRVYTADQTSNTVSVIDPSENKLLGVIKLGDAVPAALSPLYKGQLLVHGLGYSPDSKTLAVVSVGSNSVTLIDTATNKVKGAVYLGRSPHEAFFTPNGRELWITVRGENYVSVIDPERMKETRRMEVANGPGMTMFGPDGKYAFVCSSFTPEVAVIDVASHKIIKRLPQASPFSPNIAVTPENDEVWITLKDVGKVQVFDARPPFEQKAVLDTGPITNHVNFASNVNGKFAYVTIGGSNEVKVFRRAGPPELVATIPVGELPHGIWPSGDGSRIYVALENGEHCVAIDTTTNKIVANIPIGQTSQALVYVPNAVPSGSGTENLMPLGTAANTARLHLEGAGTERAYAQASVAVNSLGLLDLLQIAAQGLAPRSQYQVYLAESNGPPFGKLEPLAVLKTNPDGAGIVQAIGPLKTLAGKLPNSSTPQRFLIVTEIKDSSQVVLQQTSVSDAITSR encoded by the coding sequence ATGAAAAAGCTCCTTTGCCTTTTGTCGTTGTCGTTCTTGTCCGCGGCTGTCGCGCAACAAGCGCCGTGGGCCAGATCAAGTATCGCCTTGTCTGCTCGTGACCGCGTTTACACAGCGGATCAGACATCGAATACCGTTTCGGTGATTGACCCTTCGGAAAACAAATTGCTTGGAGTAATTAAACTCGGGGATGCGGTTCCTGCAGCTCTGAGCCCACTCTACAAAGGACAGCTGCTTGTCCACGGTCTTGGTTATTCGCCGGATTCGAAGACTCTGGCCGTGGTGTCGGTCGGATCGAATTCCGTAACCTTGATCGATACGGCAACGAACAAGGTCAAAGGCGCCGTTTACCTCGGCCGTTCGCCCCATGAAGCGTTCTTCACTCCGAATGGGCGAGAGCTGTGGATAACTGTACGTGGCGAAAACTACGTCTCGGTAATTGACCCTGAGCGGATGAAAGAGACGCGGCGAATGGAAGTCGCCAATGGACCTGGGATGACCATGTTCGGGCCGGACGGCAAATACGCCTTTGTGTGTTCCAGCTTTACTCCGGAAGTGGCGGTTATCGACGTCGCGTCACATAAGATCATCAAGCGATTGCCGCAAGCCAGCCCATTTTCTCCCAACATCGCTGTCACCCCGGAAAACGACGAAGTCTGGATCACGTTGAAAGACGTCGGCAAGGTTCAGGTGTTCGATGCGAGGCCGCCCTTTGAGCAAAAGGCGGTGTTGGATACCGGGCCGATCACGAATCACGTGAACTTCGCCAGCAACGTTAACGGCAAATTCGCTTATGTGACTATTGGTGGATCGAACGAAGTGAAGGTGTTCCGACGAGCCGGCCCGCCCGAATTAGTTGCAACCATTCCGGTAGGTGAGCTTCCGCATGGAATCTGGCCGTCGGGTGACGGTTCGCGAATTTATGTCGCGCTGGAAAATGGCGAACATTGCGTCGCCATTGATACCACAACCAACAAGATCGTCGCTAACATTCCAATCGGACAAACGAGCCAGGCTTTAGTCTATGTTCCAAATGCCGTGCCGAGTGGGTCCGGGACGGAAAATCTAATGCCGCTCGGCACCGCTGCTAACACGGCACGATTGCATTTGGAGGGGGCCGGAACTGAGCGGGCCTACGCTCAGGCGTCGGTTGCGGTGAACTCGTTGGGTTTATTGGACCTGCTTCAGATCGCGGCGCAAGGACTGGCTCCGCGTTCGCAATATCAGGTTTATCTGGCGGAGTCCAATGGTCCGCCATTCGGCAAACTTGAGCCCCTCGCCGTTTTGAAAACAAATCCGGATGGTGCCGGAATTGTGCAGGCGATTGGGCCCTTAAAGACACTCGCAGGCAAGCTCCCAAACTCTTCCACGCCGCAACGGTTTCTGATCGTTACCGAGATTAAGGATTCGTCACAGGTCGTGCTACAGCAGACTAGCGTTTCGGACGCTATAACAAGTAGATGA
- a CDS encoding DUF305 domain-containing protein, with the protein MKTAVNASIALAVFSFAVASIGRATDHDQRSREGDDPNWSELIASMDKMHMAMGSVAQSGNSDVDFVRLMLPHHQAALDMAKIQLLHGTDPQMRRLAQEIITDQQLEIELMQGWLRQHESVQVEINPTATVDTRRSN; encoded by the coding sequence ATGAAAACGGCAGTCAACGCGTCCATTGCGCTTGCTGTGTTCAGTTTCGCGGTGGCTTCGATTGGACGCGCGACAGATCATGATCAGCGAAGTCGCGAGGGTGACGATCCCAATTGGTCGGAGCTGATCGCGAGCATGGATAAGATGCACATGGCCATGGGCTCTGTCGCGCAATCGGGCAACAGCGACGTCGACTTTGTCCGGCTGATGTTGCCGCACCACCAGGCGGCACTCGATATGGCAAAGATCCAACTCCTACACGGTACGGACCCTCAAATGCGCAGACTGGCGCAGGAAATCATCACCGACCAACAATTGGAGATTGAGTTGATGCAAGGCTGGCTCAGACAGCATGAGTCGGTTCAAGTAGAAATAAATCCAACGGCAACCGTCGACACCCGAAGGAGCAACTGA